In Lycium ferocissimum isolate CSIRO_LF1 unplaced genomic scaffold, AGI_CSIRO_Lferr_CH_V1 ctg1397, whole genome shotgun sequence, the sequence ttaagttCATTGACATTATAGGAGCAATCCATTTATGAATTTGTCACCTAATCTaatgttgtttattatgatttttatttaaatattacaTTCATTAAGTATGTTTACATATATGTATTTACTTCTCTCTTGTTCTCTATTGTCTATATAGTTAAACGAATTTTAGTTGTTATTAATGAAGTATTTTATAAACtatatttaaaattcatttacaatATAAATATCTAATATTTTAGTAATTTGTTATAAAATGCaactctatttttattaattatttttgtattacATACGTTGAAATATATTCCTAAAGTTATCGTTAGCtgttatttttacttgtataaatagatattggagtttttcttattattaataaaaataattttgtttattttattatagaacgtcattaacttatatatttaattagtatttctcacttttctttgtttttgtgtcaacaattatatttattttatataagaaaTTGTCACGtcgattaaaaaaataaaaatatcatgaTTTTGAAGAAGTTAAATAAAGACAAAGGTTGATAATGTTAAAAATGTTAATTAGgataaggggggagaatgtctattgttGATAGTTGAGGGGGAGAGTTTGACTTTTAAAGCAAAATTGGGGGTGTAAACgattttcacccaaaatattattctcaagcTTGGCTAATTGATTCCTATAATCTAGACATCTGCACAAAATTGACTTAGCTTGTAGAATCCAGTTAATCATATTTTACTCTTGTCTAGTTATAATCTAGAAATCTAAATAGAAGGACGTGGAATcttgtaattttaaaatttgaaagtaATAAATGAAACACTAGTTtgctaagaaaaaaaaaccagTAAAATTAAAACATGACTAGTTGTATTACTTACTACTTTATTTTGAAATTCTTGTCCAAGAAtctattcatttcttacatcttatgtgacattattttttttgtttagcatgtttcaGAAAGAATAACTTTTTTTCATACTTAAGAGATGtgtggccatgagaattattcattttttttcgaaacaattttcactttattttaaaatcatggTATCTTTATAAAATTGTCAAAGCTAACTTGGAGTTGGattctaaattttaaaaagtgctCCAGATCTCTTTTTCAATTCTATCTTCATAAATTCCATATAAAGTGTTCTATTCTCTTCTttgcaaaaaaatataaccaaacAAACTCTATCTTCAATTTTAACTTCatatatttcaaataaagtgaaaaataatatatggccaaacgcctacttaaacATTTAACTTTAACATTTAATTTCATTACCCTTAGTGGCTTAATGACATataatacataaatgtcatatttaaaattaagattttttttcttttcctctaaACTGTATGTCCAATCGACTAGATATTGATTCACATCAAAAGAAACGAGGGGAGTAATATTTCCTAGcaataaaaaacaaaacaaattgaACAGGCATAAAGATCAGTACTTCTAATTATATCCATTgataaagcaaaaaataaaaacaaattatgGTACAATAacacttaggggtcgtttgataGCTGATTTGGAGATGAGTTATGCAAATATTAAATTCTGCATAAGTAATAGTACTACAACAACTAATCTCACAGATGAGTCTATGGAGGATAGAgcgtacgcagaccttaccctatCTTGGGAGGTGGAGAGGTAATTTTCTATAGACCCTAGGCTCAGGataaagcaaaaacaaaacaggtcaaaaagaaaaaagaaactataATTAACTACAACAAAGCAGTACGCTAAGCGAATAACAAGAGACAATAGATAGTAACATAAATCGAAGGACAGGAATGTATAAGTAATACTACTACGTTTGATAAAATAACTAATAAACTAAAATATATGGAGTattaataatgtaaaaagaaattaatgtcATATCTAAGAAGTATATAAGCTAGGTGATTTGCCACGTTATCACCAATCCAGAACCTACACTATAAGGTTTTCTCcaacaaataaaattaaaacacaACCTCATGACTAATTAATTTACGTACAAGTCTTAAACTAGAAcaaaaataatactccatctCTCTTTCGAGTTGCAATTGCTACGTGTAAAAATTAGGATCACAAGAGAGATCCACGTCCTTGTTTACTCCAATTTGCGCCGATACAAATGCCGCCTTAACGTGTCATCTCACCTTGCCACCTTTTCCTCTTTGTCACCAAACTCCCCTCACTCCCCTAAGGCCTCGTTTGGTTGCATCACAAAAATGGATCCTCcgttcaatttatgtgaaggtgtttgactggacatagaaattaagaaagaaagtaagacttttgaaacttgtgatataaaattaaccataaatatttgtgtggctataaatcatctcattaatggtaaaatgagaagtttgaATTAAACTGTTagtactaaatatagaaagacgTCATTCTTTTTGGGCAGGATCATCTCAACAAGATTgggggcctaaagccaaacttcAGAGATAGGCCCTAAATTTTCTTTACAGGAAAGatcgtcatatatatttttatttgaaatctACTTTTCTAGCATTTTTTGTTGCGAAGTCATTAATTACTGTTTTATAATCGATTTGTTATCTAATAGTCCTTTTTAATTGATCATATAGCTAATTCATTCAGTCAGCTCCCTTGAGAAATTGTTGAtcttatataaaattttatcaattttaattttgaattttttttttcagctaaGGCTAAAAAGTATTCCATTCCCCAATAATCGCAACGGTCACCACATTAAAAGGTAAAAAGTTATTGTACTTTCTCTTCAAAAACTTCTCCTCAATTTTAcaatatacatttttttaataatatactATATAGAATACATCTTAAGAAAAAATGGGCCCCAAGCAATTGTTTCATTGGACTTATAGTCCAGCCGCTCCTGTTTTTGGGAttgactaaaagaaaaaaatatcacataaattgatacGGGGAATAACATAATGTGTAGTGAGGGGCGGAGCTGTAATTATATTTATAGGTTCGACATAtgcataaattcaaaattccaGTTCATGTCTCTATGTTTAATTACATTTTGAGACTTGCATAAAATTGAgcattatgtatattatatattgtttGGTTCGAATTTTTGTTGCTTTCATAAGTAATACTTGACATTACTTGTATAAGTCTtacaaaaatttatactatattatttcaagttaagatagaaaatggaataaaaatATAACGATTAATAGATTAAtaatattacaacaacaataataacatacccTATGTAATCTTACAAATAAGACCTGAATAGTGCTATATATCAGcttagaataatcaaaatgacCAGAATAACcttcattttttctaaattaaacaAAGATTTATATTTTAATCCTTACATTACAATAACTACATAATTCCTAATACTAGTACATTTTTAGCATTATTAGTCCATGTATGAGTAACTATTTTGTAGGCCAAACGAGTCCTAAGCACTCCCTCTTCTTCCTCACCCCTTCATCCCTCCCCCTCCCCTTTCCCCCTTACGTAATCATAATGCAACTTTGTAGTATTAAAATCCTCTCCTTTGTCTCGTCCAAGTTTGCTACTACTACAATACACACCAACTAGCAAAAATATAGTACCAATGTTATTGATGTGACGAGTAAGATGTTATAACTAGAATGATGGTATCAGATAACGGAGATAATAAACCAAGAGATCTCTTTCATAAGAGAGTTCTTAAATCTTACCATAGAAGACAGCAAATACATCAACGTATGACTACTTCTTCTGATGAAGATCAAGCTGGTTGCGGCGGTTTTGTTCCAAAAAAACGGTTCCGTGCTAGAGAAATAAATGAACCGATTGATAAAAGTTGTAAAACTGAGTCGAGTTCGAAGAGTAATAGtagtaatagtagtagtagtaatgtTGTTGTTTCAACCTTTGAAGCTCCACCAGAGAAAGAAGAATTGAAGTACGGAGTTATATCAATGATAGGGCGGAGGAGGGTGATGGAAGACGCTATAACGGTGGCATTACGGGTGGCAAATAACGAGTTTGTGTTTTTTGCGGCATATGATGGTCATGGAGGGTCTAGGGTTTCACATGCATGTCGTGATCGTTTGCATTATTTTCTTGAGGAGGAGTTATTACAGAATAAGAGAAAAGcgaagaataataataatagtaataataatagtaatagtagtagtagtagtgtGGATTGGGAAAAGGTGATGGTGAAGTGTTTCTTGAAAatggatgatgatgtgatgagagaTGGAAATGGGGTAGGGGGCTATGAGGTGGGGGGGTTGGAGGAGGCGGAGGTGGGGTCGACGGcggtggtggtgatggtgggTAAAGAAGACGTGGTGGTGGCTAATTGTGGTGATTGTAGGGTTGTACTTTGTAATAGTGGTGTTGCTATTCCTTTGTCCAATGACCACAAAGTTAGTATCATCCTACTTTATCTTTATAATTTATCAATAGGGTATTTAGAATTTTGTAAGTAAGTTTGTTCACATTATGGATCTCAGATTCAAGTAGAAGAGAAGAGTATAAAGAAGAAGGATTCCAGTAGATCAAGAATCAGCGTAATTTATTCTTCTTAACCAAAAGCACTATATGGAGGCATCTTATTTTAGGTTTAATGATCTAACTAGCTTGGAATTTACGGGTCTAACTAATTTATATTCACGACTACCGAATAGTCATTAAAAGAACAGAGTTTCCTGCGAAAAGTATCTACTTTTATAGTTTGAATTCGAAATTTTTGGATCTCATCCATCCCATTATTTCGTCTCATAACCTAATTAACATATCACAGTTATCCACTTTTTGCTTAGTtcattgttagtggtcataaaTTGTGTTTGATGGATATGCGTACATGCATATTTTACCTATCTTGACTAGTATGAGTTATTTGTGCATGTCTTTTTTTTGGTGTAGCCTGATAGACCAGATGAGAAGAAAAGGGTAGAAGATGCAGGTGGTAAGATTCTAAATTGGAATGGTAGCAGAGTCCAAGGAGTCCTTGCTACTTCAAGATCCATTGGTACAAAATATTCTCCACTTCAACAAATTCATATcatctctcctctttttttccccctcttttaaatttttgcatTTACTCGACATATATTCACTGACAGCGCAAACGAAATTACACTATTAATATATTTCAACAGATAGCTTACCTGTTTTTCCAACTTAATAATCAAATTTTACATACGGTTACTTGTAATTATCTTTGAGTTTTAAGTTTTTTGTGCATTGattgtaaatatatttattCAATCAGGTCACCTGTAaggtaaatataaatatatctcTATATTAAGTATTAATTGGCAGTCCAGTAACACTGGTAATTAATCTTTTATCACTCAGGTTAATATTCACTGCTAGTGTAAAACTTATTTAAGCCTTTCTGCACTAGTTCTTAGCAAACTATTTCAAAAGATTTAATTGGCAGCAGAGGTGAGTGACACTTGTCATAAGTTGAACCAAGTGTTAATGACTAATTGGTCCATTTGAAAGTTGGCGATACTTGTCATAATTTGGACAAGTTCCGATGGCTAATTACTGGCCTAGTTGGAGGTTGTTGACACGTGTCACATCCTCAGAAAAGTGGCTCCCATCTAATATACTTATATGTACCTCATTATGTCTTCATCGTTTTAATACCAAGAATTAGTCTAATCATCATTCAATCATATCTCACCTTCTTTGTAATCTTCGTAATTTGTTGGTTTTGTTATCTAAATTTTGTTATTCTTGGTCCCtccaatatatgaaaatttgttTAATCCTGAGAAGACTTGCTTTCTTGTTACTTCACAAAAAATAGAGGACTCTTTCATCTGACGTTGGTTTTATATTTATTCAATTGAACAGGTGATCATTATCTAAAACCATATGTGATACCAGAGCCAGAAGTGACAGTGTACAAACGAAACGAATGGGACGAATTCCTAGTAATCGCGACGGATGGTTTATGGGATGTTGTGTCCAACAAGGTAGCCTGCGAAGTCGTAAAAAAATGTCTGGACGGACAAATTCGGAGGAGTTTCCCCGAAAGAGATTGTGCGGCGGAAGCCGCCACACTTTTGGCAGAGCTGGCCATTGCTAAGGGAAGCAAAGACAACATAAGTGTCATAGTAGTTGAGCTCGATAAAATGAGTGACATTAAAGTTTCCTTGTGATGTTTTCCTAAGTTTTTATCTTGTTCAATTTTCCCCACATTAGTGTTTGTTTGTGTTAATTCTCTTTGGTGTCTAGTTTGCAAAGGTTGAGTGACAGAATTGGTTGGCAAGTCCAATGTTGTACAGTTTGAGAAAGGTGTTTTAGGTTAGTTGAGAATGATGAGACCAATGTACAGGTACTAGAATGTTTGGGTTTAGTCTCATATTGCAATAACATTTTGTTACTTAAACCTGAAAATGTTCATATCGATAAGATCTTAAATTTGATTCGTCTCGTGATCTTTTTCAATGTTGAAAGGTATCGTCACAGCAACCTAATTTGTCTAGTAAACAATTTTGGGCTCCCTAATATTTAATTTACATGTACGTATTTAACTTCAAATGTTCATATCGATAAAGACCTTTTAAATGTCTAGGACAGATTCAATTCATCTCGTGATCTTTCAAGGTCTACAGTAGATTCAATTCATCTCGTGATGTAggagaaatgttttttttcgaTGTTGAAAGGCATCGGCACAAATATTTACTTTGTCCAGTAAACTACATTTGGGGTTCGTAATCTTTAATTTTACGGTTGGAAGATACAACATTTAAAGACCTGGAACAGAAATTTTCATGTGTAGACAATCAAAGGGTTAGCAAAAGAGACATGCCGGCGAAGCTACAATATTTGTAAGAGGTTCAGAGTTCAGACTAACTCAATATTTTTTAGTTAGACCTTGtatttgaattagaaatttcaaTAAATGCGTATAAATGTTTAACTGTGAATTCAGTAATTAAAATGAGCTATAAATCCGATTGCAAATTTAGATCCCATAAACTTCAAACACCTAGCTCCGTCTCTGAGCACATTTCCTGCCTCAAAAGATGTGGCAATCTATTTCCATTTGTTTTTTCcctaatctttttattttttagtacatagggggtaggggaaggagAAGGAAATTATAAATGGGGATTCGGACCctcaaggtgaaagttcagatAGCTAATTAACTGAGCTACTAAATCCCTACTCAAAATAGAATACAAACCTGCTACCACGTATGCATATGCAGAAATAACACAAATAGTATCATGAACTTACTGATTCTAAATCGTCAGTTTGCCTCTGTCCGTAGTAAGCAATgaataaaaagagaaatcttgTCTAAAATGCCATCATCAATTAGAGCCACAATCTAGTATATCATCAGTAATGGTGTATTACAAGTTGCTAGAATGGCAAAAATGCCATACAATAACTGCTCTTTGAACAGATGAATACCAATGGCAGAAGACAAAAACTGCAAAGCTTACAGCAtcacaacacacaacccaaagtGAAAAGCAAAAATGATAGAAACATTTCAAGCTTGCATtcaattaaaaaggaaaatgaagacTTTAGACTTAATATAGAGAAGCCAAGAGCAAAACTTTCTTTGCTTCTCAACCTCTTTCACTCTTTTTCTgtgtctctctttctttctcaatactatgtatatataaagtgGAGGAGAAAGAGGATGAGCACTTGTTTAAACTCGTCTCTTCACTCCTTTCTTCCTCCGACTTCCCACGATATTAACCTAAAACGTCGTCATCTAAAGTCCTACTCAAACTGCAAACCAACAAGTAGTTGAAACTTACAGACAAACTTtcagagagagaaaaaaaacgaaaaagaaacGATAAAAGGACTTCCTTGACCTCGCcgtgtagtagtagtagtatagCTGCACAATTCTTACATTAGAACCACAAGAAAAATGTGTGAGCATTTCATTTCCTCTTCCTTTTTgtaacttcttgttttttcctTCAAGTCTTTTAGACTAGCGTGTAGCTTGAAACCGAGACGATTGCAGGTGAAGCAGTGTGAATGTACACGAACTCGAGGCTTTTGCCAGCTGGCAAAGAGTTGAGCCAAGATGGGAAAATGAACGAGTTACCGTACTTTGTGAGACCCCAGAGAGGACCATAGAGTTTGACTATAGATAGCTTCAAGTTCTTAACCGTCTTTCCGGACTTGTTGGTTACTATTGCGGAGTATCTGTAGTAAGTCTTCCCATTCAGAGCCCATGAACTAGTTGGCCTTTGTGTAATAGCAACATGAGCATTAGCTGCAGATACATTTGTTTATTAGATTCCATCAAGACTTTACTATTGCAATTTATAGGAGAGAAATTGACTTAAATAGCCGCTAaccataaaatatttatttttgatacattatagtatatatttttttatatttggccAGTGAGTGTAGTTATTTTTGGCCGACCGGCCAAATGTATAACTTGCCCGGTTTAGAATTGGTCGATATATACATTGACAGACGAATAGCAAGTGAAAATACCTGGGACTGGAAGTACTCTTGGCTTTGGAGCTGGAGTTACTTTTGGTCTTGGAGCGGGCTTTGGAGTTGGCTTTGGGCCAGGAACAACTGTAAGAagcataattaaaaaaaaaaaaattaagcataCAATTAAATGACTCATAAATGATAAAACGATGTTACTACTACAACTACTAAGTCTCAAACCCAAGCAAGTTAGGTATAACGTTCGGACTCTTCAGTTTCTGTTGTTCCCCGTACGGTAAATCACTAGAACGAGATAAGCCACTAGGTTCAGTAGTTAGATATAATATTCACTAATCAGTGAAGCGCTAACAAAAATGTCGACGGGTGCGAGTCGGATAATGAAAAAGTAGTGCATCTTAAATGGATCCGACTCGGTTGTGACAACATCTTTTGAGAGTCCAAGCAACAAGCAGGTTCATAAACAGTGTAAAACTAGTCAATTCATGATCAGTTCTCTCACAAGACTTATATGAAAAGATGTTAATTGACTAAATATACCTGGGAGAAGCTGATTGTAACCACTGTGACCAGCGTGAAGTCTTGCCAAGACACCGATCAATGGGGCATTGTTATAAGTGGCAGGCTCAGTTTGCTCATAGTTGTCTCTTTGATCAGCAAAGTTGTCATAGGCATCAGGTCCACCAACAAGTGCACCAGTGAGGAGATTAGGGTCGCTCGCCTTTCTGCTATACCAGGTGGCATAACCTCCACGGCAGGTGACAAAAGTAGGATTAACTTTATAAGAGACAATGGAAGAAGCTCTGTGGTGTACTTGTCTTGGGTAATTGTTTCCATATCCCACCATGTAACTTGTGGCTCTTGGGTTGTCACCAAGAATGTAATCCACCTAGAAGATCAAACATGCTCATTAACTAACCAATTAAAATCCAATGACATCAATCTTGTAatacaagaacaacaattcAGCCTATGTGAGCCaaagctatgttgctcggattcACCAAAAAATGTTGTCGCACTTGTAtcaaatcctccaaaaatgcactacttttgaaggatccgacacacACCTgtcgacatttttgaagagtccgagcaaaaAAGCCAATAAGGGAGGAGGGGATCACGGTAGATTGACATTCAGCGTAAACTAATCAATCTATGATGAATCCTCATAATACAAGTTTGTAATTGTCTTTACCTGTGACTTGGCAAACGAGAGGAGCTCATTTGGAGAGACATAACCAGAAGAACACTTGAGGGATTTGCCAGCAGAGGACAAATAGTCGGAATAAACAGTGGCAAGGAATGAAGCACTTGTGACAAATTGCATATTGTTCCATCTCTGTCTGAAGATGAGACCAGCAGGAGTCTTCTGGGTATTCCTGTTACCCTTTCCAAGACATGAACACATAAAGTTCTCTGCTTTCTGCTGGTACCTCTCAAAGACAGGTGCATTGTGACCAGCTTTGCCAGACATCAAGAACTGCCAACAGACACAAATTGGTTATTTAACAGAGTAAGAAACAACTAAGCTTGTAAATTATGTTCATATTTCAACACAAATTGGTTATTTAACAGAGTAAGAAACAACTAAGCTTGTAAATTATGTTCATATTTCAGCTAATCTAGAAAAGAGGGTGTCACCTACATTGCTCAGACTCTTCAAAATGTCATTAGGTATgcgtcggatcctccaaaagtagtacATTTTGGAGTTATTCGACACGTGAACGACAACATTTTTATGAGTCCGAACAACATAGAGTGTCAagattctatttttatttttcagtaGTGTGTCAagattctatttttatttttcagaagGATGTCAAGATTCAGTTTTTGTTTTTCAGAAGGGTGTCAAagattctattttatttttcagaagGGTGTCAAagactatttttatttttagaaggGTGTCAAGattcttttagaaaaaaaaaagaagggtgtCAAGATTCTTGATTttatgtttattatgttactGTCTacatgaaatttgaagaaaaaaattgaaatttatttattaccTGAGCAACAAGAGTTTGGACACCAGCATACTTGACATCCCAGCCAAATTCAGTCATGGACCAACCAGTTCCACCAAGTGCATCACCATTTCTTCCCAAGTAGTTCAAGTAATATTGATTGTTTGATGCCTTGTACAACCATGCTGCTCCCCATAGTAATTCATCCTGTAACAACAAAtattcccaaaaaaataaatcaatttaataattcataaagaaaagttttttttttttttgtttcttttgtctCTTTTTAAAAGTTCCTTTTGTATTTGGTAGTCGACTCAAACCAATTTGAGATTGAGACATAATTGATCAATATTGTTacttaattaagaaaaattagaaattaCAAGTATCAATATGAAAACGAAAAAAGGATCATAACACTTTGAGTCCCTCAATTGTTGGtaaattctaatttt encodes:
- the LOC132042190 gene encoding endoglucanase 6-like yields the protein MKVIFVGSLVLLVLGVLVPLALAGHNYGDALSKSFLFYEAQRSGYLPHNQRVQWRGNSGLNDGKASGIDLVGGYYDAGDNVKFGLPMAFTITMLSWSILEYGRQMAASGELSNAMDAVKWGTDYLLKAHPEPYVLYGEVGDGNTDHYCWQRPEDMTTSRAAYRIDPNHPGSDLAGETAAAMAAASIVFRRYNPGYANELLNHAHQLFEFADKYRGKYDSSITVAQKYYRSVSGYADELLWGAAWLYKASNNQYYLNYLGRNGDALGGTGWSMTEFGWDVKYAGVQTLVAQFLMSGKAGHNAPVFERYQQKAENFMCSCLGKGNRNTQKTPAGLIFRQRWNNMQFVTSASFLATVYSDYLSSAGKSLKCSSGYVSPNELLSFAKSQVDYILGDNPRATSYMVGYGNNYPRQVHHRASSIVSYKVNPTFVTCRGGYATWYSRKASDPNLLTGALVGGPDAYDNFADQRDNYEQTEPATYNNAPLIGVLARLHAGHSGYNQLLPVVPGPKPTPKPAPRPKVTPAPKPRVLPVPANAHVAITQRPTSSWALNGKTYYRYSAIVTNKSGKTVKNLKLSIVKLYGPLWGLTKYGNSFIFPSWLNSLPAGKSLEFVYIHTASPAIVSVSSYTLV
- the LOC132042194 gene encoding protein phosphatase 2C 51-like isoform X1, producing MMVSDNGDNKPRDLFHKRVLKSYHRRQQIHQRMTTSSDEDQAGCGGFVPKKRFRAREINEPIDKSCKTESSSKSNSSNSSSSNVVVSTFEAPPEKEELKYGVISMIGRRRVMEDAITVALRVANNEFVFFAAYDGHGGSRVSHACRDRLHYFLEEELLQNKRKAKNNNNSNNNSNSSSSSVDWEKVMVKCFLKMDDDVMRDGNGVGGYEVGGLEEAEVGSTAVVVMVGKEDVVVANCGDCRVVLCNSGVAIPLSNDHKIQVEEKSIKKKDSSRSRISPDRPDEKKRVEDAGGKILNWNGSRVQGVLATSRSIGDHYLKPYVIPEPEVTVYKRNEWDEFLVIATDGLWDVVSNKVACEVVKKCLDGQIRRSFPERDCAAEAATLLAELAIAKGSKDNISVIVVELDKMSDIKVSL
- the LOC132042194 gene encoding protein phosphatase 2C 51-like isoform X2 → MMVSDNGDNKPRDLFHKRVLKSYHRRQQIHQRMTTSSDEDQAGCGGFVPKKRFRAREINEPIDKSCKTESSSKSNSSNSSSSNVVVSTFEAPPEKEELKYGVISMIGRRRVMEDAITVALRVANNEFVFFAAYDGHGGSRVSHACRDRLHYFLEEELLQNKRKAKNNNNSNNNSNSSSSSVDWEKVMVKCFLKMDDDVMRDGNGVGGYEVGGLEEAEVGSTAVVVMVGKEDVVVANCGDCRVVLCNSGVAIPLSNDHKPDRPDEKKRVEDAGGKILNWNGSRVQGVLATSRSIGDHYLKPYVIPEPEVTVYKRNEWDEFLVIATDGLWDVVSNKVACEVVKKCLDGQIRRSFPERDCAAEAATLLAELAIAKGSKDNISVIVVELDKMSDIKVSL